The following DNA comes from Acidobacteriota bacterium.
AAAGCCTCGAGGAGAGCCTCCTCGTCGGCGAACCCCTCCCGCGCGAGAAGCTTCGCCACCTCCTCGACCGTCAGCCCCTCCGGCACCGTCACCGGGAAGGTGGCGACCCGGCCCCGCGCCAGCGCGCGAAGCACCTCGGCCGGCGCGACCGGGAGCTCGAAGGCGTAGCGCCCGGCCTTCACGCGGCGGGAGACACCGGAGATCCGCATCAACGCCGAGACCAGCCAGGCGGGGCGGCTGACGCCCGCCTCGGCGAGGCGGGCGGCCACCTCCCTCGCGCTGCTTCCCGCCGGGATCTCGACCCCCACGACCGCGCCCGGCGGCCCCCCTTGCGGGCGGGCCGAGAAGAGCGCGGCAGCGGCAGCCGCCGCCGCGGCCAGCGCCGCCACCGCGACGCCGGCGCGCAGCAGAACTCGCCGCGCCCTCACGGCGCTCTCCCGAGCGCCCGGCGGTCGAGGAAGGCCTGCAGGATCAGGGCGGCGGCGACTTTGTCCACCACCCGCTTCCTCTTCCGGCGCGACAGATCCGCCTCGAGCAGCGCCCGTTCCGCCGCCACCGTGCTCAGCCGTTCGTCCCAGCGGTGAACCGGCAAGCCGGTCGCCTCCGCCAGCCGGTCGGCCACCACGCGCGCCTCTTCGGCCATGGCTCCCGGGGCGCCGTCGAGGCCGAGCGGGAGGCCGACGACGATCTCCGTCACCTCACGCTCGCGGACCAGACGCGCGAGATCGGCGATGTCGCGGCGGAGTCCGCTGCGGCGGATCACGGAGAGCGGCATGGCCACCGTTCCGCCTTCGTCGCTGAGCGCGAGGCCGAGCGTGCGCGTGCCGACGTCGACGCCGAGGATCCTCCCCATGCGGTGATT
Coding sequences within:
- the ruvX gene encoding Holliday junction resolvase RuvX produces the protein MGRILGVDVGTRTLGLALSDEGGTVAMPLSVIRRSGLRRDIADLARLVREREVTEIVVGLPLGLDGAPGAMAEEARVVADRLAEATGLPVHRWDERLSTVAAERALLEADLSRRKRKRVVDKVAAALILQAFLDRRALGRAP